The proteins below are encoded in one region of Paeniglutamicibacter cryotolerans:
- a CDS encoding SGNH/GDSL hydrolase family protein encodes MHPTGKPLVHTTTTPGNGHHPWTRYVALGDSFTEGIGDPDPQSPGGYRGWADRVAEELSHGTEDFAYANLAIRGRLLAQILDEQAGAALELHPDLISLCAGGNDVIRPGGDPDVLADKMDSLLRILSTTGATILLFTGPDIRDTPVLGSVRGRVAIYNENLRTLGARHDAVIADMWALRELHAQQMWAPDRLHFSPLGHHTIAIMALEALNIEHGLKPLVPEPLDPKTWRQARGQDLVWARSHLAPWVLRRLRHQSSGDGIIAKRPMAAPFTTDLPETPGPPDNLTS; translated from the coding sequence ATGCATCCGACAGGGAAGCCACTGGTGCACACCACGACCACGCCGGGCAACGGACACCATCCTTGGACCCGCTATGTGGCGCTGGGCGATTCCTTCACCGAGGGCATCGGCGATCCCGATCCGCAGAGCCCCGGCGGCTACCGTGGCTGGGCGGACCGCGTGGCCGAGGAACTGAGCCACGGCACCGAGGACTTCGCCTACGCGAACCTGGCCATTCGCGGCCGGCTGCTGGCCCAGATCCTCGACGAGCAGGCGGGAGCCGCGCTTGAACTGCATCCGGATTTGATCAGCCTCTGCGCGGGCGGCAACGACGTGATCCGCCCCGGAGGGGACCCTGATGTGCTGGCCGACAAGATGGACTCGCTGCTGCGGATCCTCTCCACCACCGGGGCCACCATCTTGTTGTTCACCGGCCCGGACATCCGCGACACACCGGTACTGGGCAGCGTGCGCGGACGCGTGGCCATCTACAACGAGAACCTGCGCACGCTGGGTGCCCGCCACGACGCGGTGATAGCTGACATGTGGGCCCTGCGCGAACTGCACGCCCAGCAGATGTGGGCCCCGGACCGGTTGCATTTCTCGCCGCTGGGCCACCACACCATAGCCATCATGGCGCTGGAGGCGCTGAACATCGAACACGGACTCAAGCCGCTGGTTCCGGAGCCGCTGGATCCCAAGACCTGGCGCCAGGCCCGCGGCCAGGACCTCGTCTGGGCACGCTCCCACTTGGCTCCGTGGGTACTGCGCCGATTGCGGCACCAGTCAAGCGGCGACGGAATCATCGCCAAGCGCCCGATGGCCGCGCCCTTCACCACAGACCTCCCGGAAACCCCCGGTCCGCCTGATAACCTGACCAGCTAG
- the metX gene encoding homoserine O-acetyltransferase MetX, with the protein MSAQEAQWSEFVGNHAGDGILHALRTGPYSFETGGFLPEVVIGYETWGTLDEQGSNAVLIQHALTGDSHVSSGDSAEAGWWEGFVGPGKTVDTERFFVVCVNMLGGCYGSSGPSSLDPEGVPWGSRFPFTTVKDSVRIEARLADELGVDVWHTVLGGSMGGARALEWAVEFPQRVERAVVVAATTASSAEQIAFAQAQCAAIRLDPAFADGDYYAAQAPGPVAGLGIARRIAHITYRSEPEMEVRFGRAHQLGENPLGSPARDRGRYQVESYLDHQASKLVSRFDANSYLVLTEALMSHDVGRGYGSVDAALARTAGVRFLVAAVDSDRLYWPEQSERLAASLPVPVPVNYITSPIGHDGFLTDIDQLSPVLESDFLSPEH; encoded by the coding sequence GAGTTCGTCGGCAATCATGCCGGCGACGGGATCCTGCACGCCCTGCGCACCGGACCGTATTCATTTGAGACCGGCGGCTTCCTGCCCGAGGTCGTCATCGGCTACGAAACGTGGGGAACCCTGGACGAGCAGGGGTCCAACGCCGTCCTGATCCAGCATGCGCTGACCGGAGACTCCCACGTCTCCAGCGGCGATTCGGCAGAGGCCGGCTGGTGGGAGGGCTTCGTGGGCCCGGGCAAGACGGTGGACACCGAGCGGTTCTTCGTGGTCTGCGTGAACATGCTCGGCGGCTGCTACGGCAGCTCCGGACCATCCAGCCTGGACCCGGAGGGCGTGCCCTGGGGCTCGCGTTTCCCGTTCACCACCGTCAAGGACTCGGTGCGGATCGAGGCCCGACTGGCAGATGAGCTGGGCGTCGATGTCTGGCATACCGTGCTGGGCGGCTCCATGGGCGGGGCCCGGGCCCTTGAGTGGGCCGTCGAATTCCCGCAGCGGGTCGAACGTGCCGTGGTGGTGGCCGCCACCACGGCGTCCTCCGCCGAACAGATAGCCTTTGCCCAGGCCCAATGCGCGGCGATCCGGCTGGATCCGGCGTTCGCCGACGGCGACTACTACGCCGCGCAGGCCCCGGGGCCCGTCGCCGGGCTGGGCATTGCCCGGCGCATCGCGCACATCACCTACCGTTCCGAGCCCGAAATGGAGGTGCGCTTCGGCCGCGCACACCAGCTCGGGGAGAATCCCCTGGGGTCGCCGGCGCGCGATCGCGGACGTTACCAGGTGGAAAGCTATCTGGACCACCAGGCCTCCAAACTGGTGTCGCGGTTCGATGCGAACAGCTACCTGGTACTCACCGAGGCGCTGATGAGCCACGATGTGGGCCGCGGCTACGGCTCGGTTGACGCGGCGCTGGCCCGGACCGCCGGCGTGCGCTTCCTGGTGGCAGCCGTGGACAGCGACCGGCTCTACTGGCCCGAACAGTCCGAGCGGCTGGCCGCGTCTCTGCCGGTTCCGGTTCCGGTCAACTACATCACCTCGCCGATTGGGCACGACGGCTTCCTGACCGACATCGATCAGCTGTCCCCGGTGCTTGAAAGCGATTTCCTGAGCCCTGAGCACTGA